From Anopheles funestus chromosome 3RL, idAnoFuneDA-416_04, whole genome shotgun sequence, a single genomic window includes:
- the LOC125771773 gene encoding protein argonaute-2 isoform X8 encodes MGKKKPQNIVLGAIGQQAGPQQQPGPQQQHPEGSQQQQQQHPQGSQQQQRPQQHPEGSQQQKGPKQQPQGSQQQKGSKQHQQGSQQQPQGSQQQKGPQQHQQGSQQQKEPKQHQQGSQQQKGPKQHQQGSQQQKGPQQHQQGSQQQKGPQQQQQGSQQPAWPQQQKGPQQQQQGSQQPAWPQQHPQGSQQQKGPKQHQQGSQQPAWHQQQKGPQQQQQAWSQQQPQGSQQQPEQFKRKDKDGQAPKKQPDPTGPTTSEVPRPGSAVHRDASVSSAKSSGSGDGSLRPIEENLQQMRIAKEKIRRTDLRPVLMRSGTQGTRGKKVTVEANFFRLLLDKLKGVAYHYDVAIEPDRPKKFLRGVFAQFCKNSYPGVLFAYDGQKSAYTTRKLSDMKGKVVYQPDDGGRAKEYTVQVKEAAQLDLAVLKTYMNSKDASFAKPMSAIQCLDVVLRCAYENNPNFVRFKRCVYMVPSNSIDIGKGHELWYGLFQSAVLGSRPYINLDVSHKAFPCASPLLKVISDFNRGNLDQLNRWVVDELQTFLKGMDVVYKNPSGITKRMRCNGLRDPANQQMFKMDDGTRLSVADYFARHLNYRLRYPNLPVVHVGSTVRSVYVPAELCDIPGGQALTKNHPEECTRDIIRYAATNTQTRKQKIVGLASQIQYNSCPTLLDFGIGVGKDFEQVPARIIDAPPIEYARNEKIAPRSGVWRAEGKNFLQPSTELSRKSLRWRILNLDGYTNEATVKKFGEMLQQQAIRCNVQMEPFDMGSTYVLVRNPANALRDIGTLLEGIKQANPAITIVILPSRGDAYAKVKQKAELASERIGLLTQCVKGMTVAKKSTDMSTLNNIMLKINAKTNGANHCISQAAVPPLGRGNVMYIGADVTHPLSDDVPSVVGVTALYDTIGFRYNCSVRLQGARDEMIRDLENIVHRQLQLYEQYNKVLPERIMYYRDGVSDGQFSEILTIELQALHAAIARVKPGYKPAVTFIVVQKRHHTRFFPHGNCPSDGKNCNVPPGTVVDSEITLPNRYEFYLVSHAAVQGVAKPTKYVVLYDDSSCNPDHLQALTYNLCHLFARCNRSVSYPAPTYYAHLAAYRGRVYIKDRRINMNNLDAAYRDIQIISSVTDTNPMFFV; translated from the exons TACTTGGAGCCATTGGGCAGCAAGCAGGACCGCAACAGCAACCAGGACCTCAGCAGCAACATCCGGAAGgttcacagcagcagcagcagcagcatccgcAAGgttcacagcagcagcaaagacCTCAACAACACCCGGAAGGATcgcagcaacaaaaaggacCTAAGCAACAGCCGCAAGGTTCTCAGCAACAAAAAGGATCTAAGCAACACCAGCAAGGTTCGCAGCAACAACCACAGGGTTCTCAGCAACAAAAAGGACCTCAGCAACACCAGCAAGGTTCGCAGCAGCAAAAAGAACCTAAGCAACATCAGCAAG gttcgcagcaacaaaaaggacctaagcaacatcagcaaggttcgcaacaacaaaaaggaccTCAGCAACACCAGCAAGGTTCTCAGCAACAAAAAGGAcctcagcaacagcagcaaggtTCACAGCAGCCAGCATGGCCTCAGCAACAAAAAGGAcctcagcaacagcagcaaggtTCACAGCAGCCAGCATGGCCTCAGCAACATCCGCAAGGTTcgcagcaacaaaaaggacCTAAGCAACACCAGCAAGGTTCACAACAGCCAGCATGgcatcagcaacaaaaaggacctcagcaacagcagcaagcaTGGTCTCAGCAACAACCGCAAGGTTCGCAGCAGCAACCTGAGCAGTTCAAGAGAAAAGACAAAGATGGCCAAGCGCCGAAAAAGCAACCAGATCCCACAGGGCCTACTACATCAGAAGTACCACGGCCTGGCAGTGCAGTACACCGTGACGCATCTGTTTCGTCTGCGAAATCCAGCGGCTCCGGCGATGGTTCCCTTCGGCCCATCGAAGAAAATCTGCAACAGATGCGCATCGCGAAGGAAAAGATTCGCCGAACAGACCTGCGACCGGTATTGATGCGCAGCGGAACTCAAGGTACTCGCGGCAAAAAGGTTACGGTAGAAGCCAACTTCTTCCGGCTTCTGCTCGACAAGCTGAAGGGTGTGGCGTACCACTATGATGTGGCAATTGAACCGGATCGGCCAAAGAAGTTTCTGCGCGGAGTATTTGCCCAGTTCTGCAAGAATAGCTATCCGGGTGTATTATTTGCGTACGATGGACAAAAGAGTGCCTACACGACGCGCAAGCTAAGCGACATGAAGGGCAAGGTGGTGTATCAACCAGACGATGGGGGCAGAGCAAAAGAGTACACCGTGCAGGTGAAGGAGGCGGCCCAGCTCGATCTGGCTGTGCTTAAAAC ATACATGAACTCGAAAGATGCCTCGTTCGCCAAACCGATGAGCGCCATTCAGTGTCTGGATGTGGTGTTGCGCTGCGCCTATGAGAACAATCCCAACTTTGTGCGG TTTAAAAGATGCGTGTACATGGTTCCAAGCAATAGCATCGACATCGGCAAAGGACACGAACTGTGGTACGGTTTGTTCCAGTCGGCCGTGCTCGGTTCGCGGCCCTACATCAATTTGGACGTTTCACACAAAGCGTTCCCGTGCGCGTCCCCTCTGCTGAAGGTGATCAGCGACTTCAACCGTGGTAACCTGGATCAACTAAACAGGTGGGTGGTGGACGAGCTGCAAACCTTCCTGAAGGGTATGGACGTGGTTTACAAAAACCCGTCGGGCATTACGAAACGAATGCGATGCAATGGTTTGCGCGACCCTGCCAACCAACAGATGTTCAAAATGGACGATGGGACGCGTCTGTCGGTGGCGGATTATTTCGCCAGACACCTAAACTATCGACTACGCTACCCAAATCTTCCCGTCGTGCATGTCGGTAGTACCGTGCGTTCGGTGTACGTACCGGCCGAACTCTGCGATATACCAGGCGGACAGGCCTTGACCAAAAATCATCCGGAGGAATGTACCCGTGATATAATTCGCTACGCCGCAACCAATACGCAGACACGAAAGCAAAAGATTGTTGGCCTAGCGTCACAGATTCAGTACAACTCATGTCCGACACTGTTGGACTTTGGCATCGGCGTCGGTAAGGATTTCGAGCAGGTGCCGGCGCGCATCATCGATGCCCCACCGATCGAGTATGCGAGGAACGAGAAGATTGCTCCCCGGTCTGGTGTCTGGCGGGCGGAGGGTAAGAACTTTCTTCAACCCAGCACGGAACTGAGCCGAAAGTCGCTGCGCTGGCGTATACTGAACCTGGATGGATACACAAATGAAGCCACGGTGAAGAAGTTCGGAGAAATGTTGCAGCAGCAGGCTATACGATGCAACGTACAGATGGAACCGTTCGACATGGGCAGTACATACGTGTTGGTGCGTAACCCTGCTAATGCTCTGCGCGATATCGGTACACTGCTAGAAGGCATCAAGCAAGCAAATCCTGCGATCACGATTGTAATATTACCAAGTCGTGGTGATGCGTACGCGAAGGTTAAACAGAAGGCAGAGCTAGCCAGTGAGCGTATCGGCTTGCTGACACAGTGTGTAAAGGGTATGACGGTCGCAAAGAAGAGTACCGACATGAGCACTCTCAACAACATCATGTTGAAG ATAAACGCCAAAACAAATGGCGCAAACCACTGCATTTCGCAAGCCGCGGTACCACCATTGGGACGCGGAAATGTCATGTACATCGGTGCGGACGTCACACATCCACTCAGTGACGATGTACCGAGTGTGGTTGGTGTGACAGCGCTGTACGATACGATCGGTTTCCGGTACAATTGCAGCGTTCGGCTGCAAGGTGCGCGGGATGAAATGATCCGAGATCTGGAGAACATTGTGCACCGACAGCTGCAGCTGTACGAACAGTACAACAAAGTACTGCCGGAACGCATCATGTACTATCGCGACGGTGTGTCGGATGGGCAGTTTTCCGAAATTCTCACAATCGAGCTGCAGGCACTGCACGCAGCTATAGCGCGCGTCAAACCCGGCTACAAACCTGCGGTTACCTTCATCGTCGTGCAGAAGCGCCATCATACGCGATTCTTCCCACACGGTAACTGCCCGTCAGATGGCAAAAACTGTAATGTACCACCTGGTACGGTCGTCGACAGCGAGATCACGTTGCCGAATCGTTACGAATTCTATCTCGTGAGCCATGCGGCCGTGCAGGGTGTTGCCAAACCGACCAAGTACGTCGTGCTCTATGATGATTCATCCTGTAATCCGGATCACCTGCAAGCATTGACTTACAATCTGTGTCATCTGTTTGCACGGTGCAACCGGTCGGTTTCCTATCCGGCACCGACCTATTATGCCCATCTGGCGGCATACCGTGGTCGAGTGTACATTAAAGA TCGGCGCATTAACATGAATAATTTGGATGCAGCTTACCGGGACATTCAAATTATTTCCAGCGTCACTGATACTAATCCCATGTTCTTCGTAtaa
- the LOC125771773 gene encoding protein argonaute-2 isoform X25 — MGKKKPQNIVLGAIGQQAGPQQQPGPQQQHPEGSQQQQQQHPQGSQQQQRPQQHPEGSQQQKGPKQQPQGSQQQKGSKQHQQGSQQQPQGSQQQKGPQQHQQGSQQQKEPKQHQQGSQQQKGPQQHQQGSQQQKGPQQHQQGSQQPAWPQQHPQGSQQQKGPKQHQQGSQQPAWHQQQKGPQQQQQAWSQQQPQGSQQQPEQFKRKDKDGQAPKKQPDPTGPTTSEVPRPGSAVHRDASVSSAKSSGSGDGSLRPIEENLQQMRIAKEKIRRTDLRPVLMRSGTQGTRGKKVTVEANFFRLLLDKLKGVAYHYDVAIEPDRPKKFLRGVFAQFCKNSYPGVLFAYDGQKSAYTTRKLSDMKGKVVYQPDDGGRAKEYTVQVKEAAQLDLAVLKTYMNSKDASFAKPMSAIQCLDVVLRCAYENNPNFVRFKRCVYMVPSNSIDIGKGHELWYGLFQSAVLGSRPYINLDVSHKAFPCASPLLKVISDFNRGNLDQLNRWVVDELQTFLKGMDVVYKNPSGITKRMRCNGLRDPANQQMFKMDDGTRLSVADYFARHLNYRLRYPNLPVVHVGSTVRSVYVPAELCDIPGGQALTKNHPEECTRDIIRYAATNTQTRKQKIVGLASQIQYNSCPTLLDFGIGVGKDFEQVPARIIDAPPIEYARNEKIAPRSGVWRAEGKNFLQPSTELSRKSLRWRILNLDGYTNEATVKKFGEMLQQQAIRCNVQMEPFDMGSTYVLVRNPANALRDIGTLLEGIKQANPAITIVILPSRGDAYAKVKQKAELASERIGLLTQCVKGMTVAKKSTDMSTLNNIMLKINAKTNGANHCISQAAVPPLGRGNVMYIGADVTHPLSDDVPSVVGVTALYDTIGFRYNCSVRLQGARDEMIRDLENIVHRQLQLYEQYNKVLPERIMYYRDGVSDGQFSEILTIELQALHAAIARVKPGYKPAVTFIVVQKRHHTRFFPHGNCPSDGKNCNVPPGTVVDSEITLPNRYEFYLVSHAAVQGVAKPTKYVVLYDDSSCNPDHLQALTYNLCHLFARCNRSVSYPAPTYYAHLAAYRGRVYIKDRRINMNNLDAAYRDIQIISSVTDTNPMFFV, encoded by the exons TACTTGGAGCCATTGGGCAGCAAGCAGGACCGCAACAGCAACCAGGACCTCAGCAGCAACATCCGGAAGgttcacagcagcagcagcagcagcatccgcAAGgttcacagcagcagcaaagacCTCAACAACACCCGGAAGGATcgcagcaacaaaaaggacCTAAGCAACAGCCGCAAGGTTCTCAGCAACAAAAAGGATCTAAGCAACACCAGCAAGGTTCGCAGCAACAACCACAGGGTTCTCAGCAACAAAAAGGACCTCAGCAACACCAGCAAGGTTCGCAGCAGCAAAAAGAACCTAAGCAACATCAGCAAGgttcgcaacaacaaaaaggacctcagcaacaccagcaag GTTcgcagcaacaaaaaggacctcagcaacaccagcaag gtTCACAGCAGCCAGCATGGCCTCAGCAACATCCGCAAGGTTcgcagcaacaaaaaggacCTAAGCAACACCAGCAAGGTTCACAACAGCCAGCATGgcatcagcaacaaaaaggacctcagcaacagcagcaagcaTGGTCTCAGCAACAACCGCAAGGTTCGCAGCAGCAACCTGAGCAGTTCAAGAGAAAAGACAAAGATGGCCAAGCGCCGAAAAAGCAACCAGATCCCACAGGGCCTACTACATCAGAAGTACCACGGCCTGGCAGTGCAGTACACCGTGACGCATCTGTTTCGTCTGCGAAATCCAGCGGCTCCGGCGATGGTTCCCTTCGGCCCATCGAAGAAAATCTGCAACAGATGCGCATCGCGAAGGAAAAGATTCGCCGAACAGACCTGCGACCGGTATTGATGCGCAGCGGAACTCAAGGTACTCGCGGCAAAAAGGTTACGGTAGAAGCCAACTTCTTCCGGCTTCTGCTCGACAAGCTGAAGGGTGTGGCGTACCACTATGATGTGGCAATTGAACCGGATCGGCCAAAGAAGTTTCTGCGCGGAGTATTTGCCCAGTTCTGCAAGAATAGCTATCCGGGTGTATTATTTGCGTACGATGGACAAAAGAGTGCCTACACGACGCGCAAGCTAAGCGACATGAAGGGCAAGGTGGTGTATCAACCAGACGATGGGGGCAGAGCAAAAGAGTACACCGTGCAGGTGAAGGAGGCGGCCCAGCTCGATCTGGCTGTGCTTAAAAC ATACATGAACTCGAAAGATGCCTCGTTCGCCAAACCGATGAGCGCCATTCAGTGTCTGGATGTGGTGTTGCGCTGCGCCTATGAGAACAATCCCAACTTTGTGCGG TTTAAAAGATGCGTGTACATGGTTCCAAGCAATAGCATCGACATCGGCAAAGGACACGAACTGTGGTACGGTTTGTTCCAGTCGGCCGTGCTCGGTTCGCGGCCCTACATCAATTTGGACGTTTCACACAAAGCGTTCCCGTGCGCGTCCCCTCTGCTGAAGGTGATCAGCGACTTCAACCGTGGTAACCTGGATCAACTAAACAGGTGGGTGGTGGACGAGCTGCAAACCTTCCTGAAGGGTATGGACGTGGTTTACAAAAACCCGTCGGGCATTACGAAACGAATGCGATGCAATGGTTTGCGCGACCCTGCCAACCAACAGATGTTCAAAATGGACGATGGGACGCGTCTGTCGGTGGCGGATTATTTCGCCAGACACCTAAACTATCGACTACGCTACCCAAATCTTCCCGTCGTGCATGTCGGTAGTACCGTGCGTTCGGTGTACGTACCGGCCGAACTCTGCGATATACCAGGCGGACAGGCCTTGACCAAAAATCATCCGGAGGAATGTACCCGTGATATAATTCGCTACGCCGCAACCAATACGCAGACACGAAAGCAAAAGATTGTTGGCCTAGCGTCACAGATTCAGTACAACTCATGTCCGACACTGTTGGACTTTGGCATCGGCGTCGGTAAGGATTTCGAGCAGGTGCCGGCGCGCATCATCGATGCCCCACCGATCGAGTATGCGAGGAACGAGAAGATTGCTCCCCGGTCTGGTGTCTGGCGGGCGGAGGGTAAGAACTTTCTTCAACCCAGCACGGAACTGAGCCGAAAGTCGCTGCGCTGGCGTATACTGAACCTGGATGGATACACAAATGAAGCCACGGTGAAGAAGTTCGGAGAAATGTTGCAGCAGCAGGCTATACGATGCAACGTACAGATGGAACCGTTCGACATGGGCAGTACATACGTGTTGGTGCGTAACCCTGCTAATGCTCTGCGCGATATCGGTACACTGCTAGAAGGCATCAAGCAAGCAAATCCTGCGATCACGATTGTAATATTACCAAGTCGTGGTGATGCGTACGCGAAGGTTAAACAGAAGGCAGAGCTAGCCAGTGAGCGTATCGGCTTGCTGACACAGTGTGTAAAGGGTATGACGGTCGCAAAGAAGAGTACCGACATGAGCACTCTCAACAACATCATGTTGAAG ATAAACGCCAAAACAAATGGCGCAAACCACTGCATTTCGCAAGCCGCGGTACCACCATTGGGACGCGGAAATGTCATGTACATCGGTGCGGACGTCACACATCCACTCAGTGACGATGTACCGAGTGTGGTTGGTGTGACAGCGCTGTACGATACGATCGGTTTCCGGTACAATTGCAGCGTTCGGCTGCAAGGTGCGCGGGATGAAATGATCCGAGATCTGGAGAACATTGTGCACCGACAGCTGCAGCTGTACGAACAGTACAACAAAGTACTGCCGGAACGCATCATGTACTATCGCGACGGTGTGTCGGATGGGCAGTTTTCCGAAATTCTCACAATCGAGCTGCAGGCACTGCACGCAGCTATAGCGCGCGTCAAACCCGGCTACAAACCTGCGGTTACCTTCATCGTCGTGCAGAAGCGCCATCATACGCGATTCTTCCCACACGGTAACTGCCCGTCAGATGGCAAAAACTGTAATGTACCACCTGGTACGGTCGTCGACAGCGAGATCACGTTGCCGAATCGTTACGAATTCTATCTCGTGAGCCATGCGGCCGTGCAGGGTGTTGCCAAACCGACCAAGTACGTCGTGCTCTATGATGATTCATCCTGTAATCCGGATCACCTGCAAGCATTGACTTACAATCTGTGTCATCTGTTTGCACGGTGCAACCGGTCGGTTTCCTATCCGGCACCGACCTATTATGCCCATCTGGCGGCATACCGTGGTCGAGTGTACATTAAAGA TCGGCGCATTAACATGAATAATTTGGATGCAGCTTACCGGGACATTCAAATTATTTCCAGCGTCACTGATACTAATCCCATGTTCTTCGTAtaa
- the LOC125771773 gene encoding protein argonaute-2 isoform X27 → MGKKKPQNIVLGAIGQQAGPQQQPGPQQQHPEGSQQQQQQHPQGSQQQQRPQQHPEGSQQQKGPKQQPQGSQQQKGSKQHQQGSQQQPQGSQQQKGPQQHQQGSQQQKEPKQHQQGSQQQKGPQQHQQGSQQQKGPQQHQQGSQQQKGPKQHQQGSQQQKGPKQHQQGSQQPAWHQQQKGPQQQQQAWSQQQPQGSQQQPEQFKRKDKDGQAPKKQPDPTGPTTSEVPRPGSAVHRDASVSSAKSSGSGDGSLRPIEENLQQMRIAKEKIRRTDLRPVLMRSGTQGTRGKKVTVEANFFRLLLDKLKGVAYHYDVAIEPDRPKKFLRGVFAQFCKNSYPGVLFAYDGQKSAYTTRKLSDMKGKVVYQPDDGGRAKEYTVQVKEAAQLDLAVLKTYMNSKDASFAKPMSAIQCLDVVLRCAYENNPNFVRFKRCVYMVPSNSIDIGKGHELWYGLFQSAVLGSRPYINLDVSHKAFPCASPLLKVISDFNRGNLDQLNRWVVDELQTFLKGMDVVYKNPSGITKRMRCNGLRDPANQQMFKMDDGTRLSVADYFARHLNYRLRYPNLPVVHVGSTVRSVYVPAELCDIPGGQALTKNHPEECTRDIIRYAATNTQTRKQKIVGLASQIQYNSCPTLLDFGIGVGKDFEQVPARIIDAPPIEYARNEKIAPRSGVWRAEGKNFLQPSTELSRKSLRWRILNLDGYTNEATVKKFGEMLQQQAIRCNVQMEPFDMGSTYVLVRNPANALRDIGTLLEGIKQANPAITIVILPSRGDAYAKVKQKAELASERIGLLTQCVKGMTVAKKSTDMSTLNNIMLKINAKTNGANHCISQAAVPPLGRGNVMYIGADVTHPLSDDVPSVVGVTALYDTIGFRYNCSVRLQGARDEMIRDLENIVHRQLQLYEQYNKVLPERIMYYRDGVSDGQFSEILTIELQALHAAIARVKPGYKPAVTFIVVQKRHHTRFFPHGNCPSDGKNCNVPPGTVVDSEITLPNRYEFYLVSHAAVQGVAKPTKYVVLYDDSSCNPDHLQALTYNLCHLFARCNRSVSYPAPTYYAHLAAYRGRVYIKDRRINMNNLDAAYRDIQIISSVTDTNPMFFV, encoded by the exons TACTTGGAGCCATTGGGCAGCAAGCAGGACCGCAACAGCAACCAGGACCTCAGCAGCAACATCCGGAAGgttcacagcagcagcagcagcagcatccgcAAGgttcacagcagcagcaaagacCTCAACAACACCCGGAAGGATcgcagcaacaaaaaggacCTAAGCAACAGCCGCAAGGTTCTCAGCAACAAAAAGGATCTAAGCAACACCAGCAAGGTTCGCAGCAACAACCACAGGGTTCTCAGCAACAAAAAGGACCTCAGCAACACCAGCAAGGTTCGCAGCAGCAAAAAGAACCTAAGCAACATCAGCAAGgttcgcaacaacaaaaaggacctcagcaacaccagcaag GTTcgcagcaacaaaaaggacctcagcaacaccagcaaggttcgcagcaacaaaaaggacctaagcaacatcagcaag GTTcgcagcaacaaaaaggacCTAAGCAACACCAGCAAGGTTCACAACAGCCAGCATGgcatcagcaacaaaaaggacctcagcaacagcagcaagcaTGGTCTCAGCAACAACCGCAAGGTTCGCAGCAGCAACCTGAGCAGTTCAAGAGAAAAGACAAAGATGGCCAAGCGCCGAAAAAGCAACCAGATCCCACAGGGCCTACTACATCAGAAGTACCACGGCCTGGCAGTGCAGTACACCGTGACGCATCTGTTTCGTCTGCGAAATCCAGCGGCTCCGGCGATGGTTCCCTTCGGCCCATCGAAGAAAATCTGCAACAGATGCGCATCGCGAAGGAAAAGATTCGCCGAACAGACCTGCGACCGGTATTGATGCGCAGCGGAACTCAAGGTACTCGCGGCAAAAAGGTTACGGTAGAAGCCAACTTCTTCCGGCTTCTGCTCGACAAGCTGAAGGGTGTGGCGTACCACTATGATGTGGCAATTGAACCGGATCGGCCAAAGAAGTTTCTGCGCGGAGTATTTGCCCAGTTCTGCAAGAATAGCTATCCGGGTGTATTATTTGCGTACGATGGACAAAAGAGTGCCTACACGACGCGCAAGCTAAGCGACATGAAGGGCAAGGTGGTGTATCAACCAGACGATGGGGGCAGAGCAAAAGAGTACACCGTGCAGGTGAAGGAGGCGGCCCAGCTCGATCTGGCTGTGCTTAAAAC ATACATGAACTCGAAAGATGCCTCGTTCGCCAAACCGATGAGCGCCATTCAGTGTCTGGATGTGGTGTTGCGCTGCGCCTATGAGAACAATCCCAACTTTGTGCGG TTTAAAAGATGCGTGTACATGGTTCCAAGCAATAGCATCGACATCGGCAAAGGACACGAACTGTGGTACGGTTTGTTCCAGTCGGCCGTGCTCGGTTCGCGGCCCTACATCAATTTGGACGTTTCACACAAAGCGTTCCCGTGCGCGTCCCCTCTGCTGAAGGTGATCAGCGACTTCAACCGTGGTAACCTGGATCAACTAAACAGGTGGGTGGTGGACGAGCTGCAAACCTTCCTGAAGGGTATGGACGTGGTTTACAAAAACCCGTCGGGCATTACGAAACGAATGCGATGCAATGGTTTGCGCGACCCTGCCAACCAACAGATGTTCAAAATGGACGATGGGACGCGTCTGTCGGTGGCGGATTATTTCGCCAGACACCTAAACTATCGACTACGCTACCCAAATCTTCCCGTCGTGCATGTCGGTAGTACCGTGCGTTCGGTGTACGTACCGGCCGAACTCTGCGATATACCAGGCGGACAGGCCTTGACCAAAAATCATCCGGAGGAATGTACCCGTGATATAATTCGCTACGCCGCAACCAATACGCAGACACGAAAGCAAAAGATTGTTGGCCTAGCGTCACAGATTCAGTACAACTCATGTCCGACACTGTTGGACTTTGGCATCGGCGTCGGTAAGGATTTCGAGCAGGTGCCGGCGCGCATCATCGATGCCCCACCGATCGAGTATGCGAGGAACGAGAAGATTGCTCCCCGGTCTGGTGTCTGGCGGGCGGAGGGTAAGAACTTTCTTCAACCCAGCACGGAACTGAGCCGAAAGTCGCTGCGCTGGCGTATACTGAACCTGGATGGATACACAAATGAAGCCACGGTGAAGAAGTTCGGAGAAATGTTGCAGCAGCAGGCTATACGATGCAACGTACAGATGGAACCGTTCGACATGGGCAGTACATACGTGTTGGTGCGTAACCCTGCTAATGCTCTGCGCGATATCGGTACACTGCTAGAAGGCATCAAGCAAGCAAATCCTGCGATCACGATTGTAATATTACCAAGTCGTGGTGATGCGTACGCGAAGGTTAAACAGAAGGCAGAGCTAGCCAGTGAGCGTATCGGCTTGCTGACACAGTGTGTAAAGGGTATGACGGTCGCAAAGAAGAGTACCGACATGAGCACTCTCAACAACATCATGTTGAAG ATAAACGCCAAAACAAATGGCGCAAACCACTGCATTTCGCAAGCCGCGGTACCACCATTGGGACGCGGAAATGTCATGTACATCGGTGCGGACGTCACACATCCACTCAGTGACGATGTACCGAGTGTGGTTGGTGTGACAGCGCTGTACGATACGATCGGTTTCCGGTACAATTGCAGCGTTCGGCTGCAAGGTGCGCGGGATGAAATGATCCGAGATCTGGAGAACATTGTGCACCGACAGCTGCAGCTGTACGAACAGTACAACAAAGTACTGCCGGAACGCATCATGTACTATCGCGACGGTGTGTCGGATGGGCAGTTTTCCGAAATTCTCACAATCGAGCTGCAGGCACTGCACGCAGCTATAGCGCGCGTCAAACCCGGCTACAAACCTGCGGTTACCTTCATCGTCGTGCAGAAGCGCCATCATACGCGATTCTTCCCACACGGTAACTGCCCGTCAGATGGCAAAAACTGTAATGTACCACCTGGTACGGTCGTCGACAGCGAGATCACGTTGCCGAATCGTTACGAATTCTATCTCGTGAGCCATGCGGCCGTGCAGGGTGTTGCCAAACCGACCAAGTACGTCGTGCTCTATGATGATTCATCCTGTAATCCGGATCACCTGCAAGCATTGACTTACAATCTGTGTCATCTGTTTGCACGGTGCAACCGGTCGGTTTCCTATCCGGCACCGACCTATTATGCCCATCTGGCGGCATACCGTGGTCGAGTGTACATTAAAGA TCGGCGCATTAACATGAATAATTTGGATGCAGCTTACCGGGACATTCAAATTATTTCCAGCGTCACTGATACTAATCCCATGTTCTTCGTAtaa